One part of the Aurantibacillus circumpalustris genome encodes these proteins:
- a CDS encoding T9SS type A sorting domain-containing protein — MKKNLIACLLQTALIFNCSCSFAQQTYLFSKTTGNAYSDLLNDNNVPAFNPAGLYNIMSFQGETFKFFDVPFTFGGLKTLAIGEAPFLRVDNDSSAIIIDVAFSYIDTIDATSRISYATNGTAGSKILKVQYKNFKLSYGQGGNFINTQIWYYQQTGVIELHYGPRSTNNASGFNTSNGPNIGIFYSPDNFGSCYEKLWCNGSPGNLSLDSAATLVFSAMSGVPDQGTVFKFTPKTTATVSTVSVNELSKANGFELFPNPASTAVEIKGDFASARLDVYDLTGKIVKQISGIATNTIEINISDLPEGFYNVAINNQKTRYFSKLVIVH, encoded by the coding sequence ATGAAAAAAAACCTAATCGCCTGTTTACTTCAAACTGCCCTGATTTTTAATTGTAGCTGTTCTTTTGCTCAGCAGACATATCTGTTTTCAAAAACCACAGGGAACGCTTATTCCGATTTGCTTAATGATAACAATGTACCTGCTTTTAATCCAGCAGGACTTTATAATATAATGAGTTTCCAGGGTGAAACATTCAAATTTTTTGATGTGCCTTTTACTTTTGGTGGTTTAAAAACGCTAGCTATTGGCGAAGCACCTTTTTTAAGGGTGGATAATGATAGTTCGGCTATTATTATCGATGTAGCTTTTAGTTACATTGATACTATAGATGCAACAAGTCGTATATCTTATGCTACTAATGGTACTGCTGGAAGTAAAATTTTAAAGGTGCAGTACAAAAACTTTAAACTCAGTTATGGCCAAGGTGGAAATTTTATTAATACCCAGATATGGTATTATCAGCAGACAGGGGTTATCGAACTTCATTACGGACCAAGATCGACAAACAATGCTAGTGGATTTAATACTTCTAATGGACCGAATATTGGAATTTTTTATTCGCCAGACAATTTTGGCAGTTGCTACGAAAAACTGTGGTGCAATGGCTCACCTGGTAATCTAAGTCTAGATTCTGCTGCCACATTAGTTTTTAGTGCTATGAGCGGTGTGCCGGATCAGGGAACAGTATTTAAATTCACTCCAAAAACCACGGCAACTGTTAGTACTGTGTCGGTAAACGAACTTAGCAAAGCCAATGGGTTTGAATTGTTTCCGAATCCTGCAAGCACTGCAGTCGAGATAAAAGGTGATTTTGCTAGTGCTCGACTGGATGTGTATGATTTGACCGGTAAAATAGTAAAACAAATTAGTGGAATAGCTACAAACACTATAGAAATTAATATTTCAGATCTGCCAGAGGGTTTCTATAACGTGGCAATTAATAACCAAAAAACGAGGTATTTTTCAAAACTCGTGATTGTCCATTAG
- a CDS encoding type III pantothenate kinase — protein MNFVLDFGNTRIKTGLFEGNNLVETCVFASEKELLKQIDSFSNIKNCLIGSVTKDHVQTSKQLALKFNTRVFESTTPIPLVNLYKSALTLGSDRIAASVGAWSLYPNKNVLTIDAGTCIKYNFVNEKNEYLGGAISPGIPMRLKAMHQFTQALPLVELDKNYDKLTGQSTAESLLSGALVAAACEADAMIDRYMEQHENLQVVITGGDADYLCKQLKNRFFANQNILLQGLNTILNFNLEK, from the coding sequence GTGAATTTTGTGCTCGATTTTGGAAATACCCGAATTAAAACCGGTTTGTTTGAGGGTAATAACCTTGTTGAAACATGTGTCTTTGCCTCGGAAAAAGAACTGCTCAAGCAAATTGATTCTTTCTCCAACATAAAAAATTGTTTAATCGGCTCTGTAACAAAAGATCATGTTCAAACGTCTAAACAGCTAGCATTAAAATTTAATACACGCGTGTTTGAGTCGACCACACCCATTCCTTTGGTAAACCTATACAAAAGTGCACTTACTCTTGGTTCTGACCGCATTGCCGCGTCAGTTGGTGCTTGGAGCTTATATCCAAATAAAAACGTTCTAACAATTGATGCCGGAACGTGTATAAAATATAATTTTGTGAACGAGAAAAATGAATACCTGGGTGGTGCTATTTCTCCTGGTATCCCAATGCGACTGAAAGCTATGCACCAGTTTACACAGGCTTTGCCTTTGGTAGAATTAGATAAGAATTACGATAAATTAACAGGTCAAAGTACGGCCGAATCTTTGCTCAGTGGTGCGCTCGTAGCAGCTGCTTGCGAGGCAGATGCCATGATTGACCGGTATATGGAGCAGCATGAAAATTTGCAAGTTGTTATTACCGGTGGCGACGCTGATTATTTGTGCAAACAACTTAAAAATCGTTTCTTTGCCAACCAAAATATTTTGTTACAAGGCTTAAACACCATTTTAAATTTTAATCTTGAAAAATAA
- a CDS encoding helix-turn-helix domain-containing protein translates to MSDSFIKYLGLLFLVAAAQGIFFVFTQLTQLKKLNTPKFFLSLIVLFFSVSLIESGLWWAEKMDQFVHFILISDPLTFLFGPLVYFYFRSNFSPKAFVKKDLIHFLPFFLDLLYCSQFYFNSTETKVAMMNNEILFGDFFRVDVNGLYVLFAKGISLSVYCYFIGKNFYAKTVVLKEIKIWFYLSFGVFVFYTFNFITFHLLVRYHLIGGCADYGIASASGIFIYLFSWFGFVRPKVFDGYSLNESLIPISIEKYKSSVLTESLENELILRLKELMISEKLYKNDEINLEFLSKQLGVSRNSISQVINKTGMNFFEYVNYWRIEEAKKILSETNKKELNIIEVAYQVGFNNKVSFNKFFKKSTGLTPTEFRRVAANK, encoded by the coding sequence ATGAGTGATTCTTTTATTAAGTATTTAGGTTTACTTTTTCTCGTTGCTGCTGCACAAGGAATTTTTTTTGTTTTCACGCAACTTACTCAGCTTAAAAAACTCAACACGCCCAAATTTTTTCTTTCTCTGATTGTTCTTTTTTTCTCAGTTTCGTTAATTGAAAGTGGGCTTTGGTGGGCAGAAAAAATGGATCAGTTTGTCCATTTTATTTTAATTAGTGATCCTTTAACGTTTTTATTTGGGCCGTTGGTTTACTTTTATTTTAGAAGTAATTTTTCACCAAAGGCTTTTGTTAAAAAGGATTTAATTCATTTTCTGCCTTTTTTTCTTGATCTACTGTATTGCTCTCAGTTTTATTTTAACTCCACTGAAACAAAGGTTGCCATGATGAACAATGAGATTTTGTTTGGCGATTTTTTTAGAGTGGATGTGAACGGATTGTACGTATTGTTTGCAAAAGGAATTTCACTGAGCGTGTATTGTTATTTTATTGGAAAAAATTTTTATGCTAAAACGGTTGTTCTTAAAGAAATAAAAATCTGGTTTTACCTTTCTTTCGGTGTTTTTGTTTTTTATACTTTTAATTTCATTACATTCCATCTACTGGTGCGGTATCACTTAATAGGTGGTTGCGCAGATTATGGCATTGCCTCCGCTTCCGGTATCTTTATTTATTTGTTTTCGTGGTTTGGTTTTGTTAGGCCAAAGGTGTTTGATGGTTATTCTTTAAACGAAAGTTTAATTCCTATATCTATCGAAAAATACAAATCCTCAGTACTTACCGAGAGCTTGGAAAATGAACTGATTTTGCGTTTAAAAGAACTCATGATTTCAGAAAAATTATATAAAAACGACGAAATAAACCTGGAGTTCTTATCCAAACAATTGGGCGTTTCAAGAAACAGCATTTCTCAAGTAATCAATAAAACTGGAATGAATTTTTTTGAATACGTTAATTATTGGCGCATTGAAGAGGCTAAAAAAATATTATCCGAAACAAATAAAAAAGAATTGAATATTATCGAAGTGGCTTACCAGGTGGGATTTAATAATAAAGTTTCTTTTAATAAATTTTTTAAAAAATCAACCGGTCTCACACCTACAGAGTTTAGACGAGTAGCCGCAAATAAATAA